The DNA region CCGCTAATACATTAATTTCATGATTACCAATTACCTTATTATAAGACAGGGTATTATCTGAAATTAATCTAGTTCTAAATCTATTTCTCAACTCATAATCTGCTCCATTCGAATGATGATACTTTGTCCCATTCCATCTTGTTCTTTTACTCTGTTCTAAAGTAACCCCAAAACTTGTTTTTGCTGTTAAACCATCAAAAAGTTCATAACTTAAATAAGTAGAACCTAATAATTTAGTCTTAAACTCATAATGTTCTCTTTCAACATATTGTGCATAAGGATTTTGATCTCCTGAAGTACGAGGTGTTGTATTACTGCCATCACCATTTATGTCTAACTCATCCAAATGATCTTCTCGAAAATAATCACCCACCCCAACATCTGGATAAGCATCTCTATCAATAAACTGAAGCGTTTCTTCTGTATGATAAATAGGTAACCAAGGTGATTGTCTTATTGGGTTATGTATAGATGTAGGTAATCTTCTTTGTTTTGAATAAGAAGGTGTCGCACTCAATCCAAATTTAAGCTTTTTGCTCAATTTGGTATCTACTTTAATTTTTGCAGAATACACCTTATAATCATCCGTTATCACCACACCTTCATCATGAAGATATCTTAAAGCCGTACTAAATTTTGTATTTTCAGTACCCCCTCTTGCTGAAAGAGAATGACTTACAATATTACCTCCATCAAAGAAAACATCTTGCCAATCTCTATCAATACCGGTTACCTCTATTAGTTTTAGTGCGTACAAGTTACCATTACTAATGGAACCTGTTTCTGCCAATTCTTTAGCTGCCCAATCGGTAGCATTTCTCCTATAATCATCACTCCCGAAAGCTGATTTATAACCCGTGTAAACCTCATAACCAAATTTTGTTTTTCCTTCTTTTCCTGTTTTTGTAGTAATTAGAATTACCCCATTAGACCCTTCACTACCATAGATAGAAGCAGATGCTGCATCCTTTAAAACCTCAAAAGATTCTACATCATTCATATCTAGAGTTCCAAGAAAGTCAGAATCTACTATCACCCCATCTACAACTACTGCAGGTCCTGCATCAGATGATATCGACCCTGTACCTCTAATTCTAATAGTAGGTGCTCCGCCAGCTTCTGCATTTGACGCAGAAATGTTTACCCCAGATACTTGCCCTATTAAAGCATCATCAACCCTTGCTACCGCTATTTGGTCTAAACTTTCGTTTACAACTTTTGAAATAGAACCAGTAAGGTGAGATTTTTTCTGAGTTCCGTAACCCACAACAACAACTTCATCCAATTGGTTGCTGTCCTCAGCCAAAGATATATTGATTGTTTTTTGGTCTTCGATTATAATAGTTTGAGATACATACCCTATAAATGAAAATTGTAGCACATCGCCACTTTTAACTTCTAAAGAATAATTACCATCAAAATCCGTAGTGGTACCCTTACTGGCACCCACAATTAATACAGTTGCACCTGGAATTGGCGATTGATCAGCCTCAGCTATAACTGTACCCGTTAATGTATAGCTATCTTGAGCAAATAATGTAATATTTACAAGCAAAGCTATCATTAGAGCTAGTATTGATTTAAATTTCATCATTGATTTTATTATGTTAGTAATATTTGATTTTAGTACTATTAAAAAGTACTTCTAAATGAGAATATTTCTTCTCATTTCTTAACATAACCTTAGACAAAGTTTAGAACTAAAAATCAACTGATTTTTGTATTTTTGTAGAAAGCATGTTTTTAGCAAAGTAATTTCATGTATTTAATATTACTTCCCCGACAAAAGAAGTAATACAAATGGAGGATAGGCATATGTCTATCCTTTTTTTATTAAGTAGAGTTTTTCATTGTTTATTGAGTTGAGTTAGTATTAATATTGTTAAGAACACTATTTAATTGGTTTTCCAAACTGGTAAACCAAATTGGTTTTCCAAAGATATGTTATTTTTTCGTTAAAAAAAATATTTTTTCAATTTTACTCCATAAAAACTCTCTAATAGGGCAATATATATCTATTAAAATGCCTGCTTTAGTACATTTTTCTCCGTGTAATACGTGAGGTAGAATGTATAAAGAATTTCCATAAAAAAATAAAACTGTACTATTCTCTCGTAATATCTAACAGAATTATTCTATGACTTATCTCCAAAATAAGATACTCCATCACCACTTAAGAAATCTTCTCTTACTGGACTAAAGGTGTCAATTAGCATCCCTTCTTCTAAGCAAACTGCACTATGCAATAAATTAGGTTCGATATATACTCCATCTCCTGCTTCTACAATTTGTTTTACTCCATCAATTTCAAATTCAAATTTACCAGAAACACAATAGGTAGCTTGTGTGTGAAAATGTTGATGTGGAGCACCTAATGCTCCTTTTTCAAATTTTACTTTTACCATCATGATTTGGTTATCGTAACCTAAGAATTTTCTTGATACTCCACCACCAAGTTCTTCCCATTGCATGTCTTTTGTAATGATATACTTTTCACTAAATCGTTGTTTCATATGTTTATTTTTTTTGTTTTTATTTAAAATAATAAGAACCTGACCACTCATAATTCTTATTGTTAATGTTTAAGTTATGTTTTGCTTCTTTTGAAGCATTAGTATTTGCTGTTATAAATATCTTGGTGTTATCACTTATAGTTGTTATTGCAATTGCTGTGTAATCTACTGTATCTAAAATTACTCGAATTTCTTTAATACTACTTTTTGAATTTACAGCAGATTCTGAAACCGGACTATAACTACCATGAGATTCAATAATTGAAACAAAAGTTGTATTTTGTGAATTTTTTCTTCTTAATAGCATAGCAGGATCTCTTCTTAAATTAAATTCTGGGTCATTTGCTCCGATTCTTGTAAAAAACATTGCATCTTCAGTAGTAGTTAAAGTTGTTAAAGTGTAAAACTTGTTATTATTTAACCAAGAGAACTTTGAACTGTTGTTATCAGCTTTAGCAATACCTTCCACAAATAAATGTTGGTAACCATTTTTGGTTCCTAATGGTTTTAATATTTGAGGTGTTGTATATTCAAAATTGGTTTGTAACACCTGTCCGAAATAGTAAAACGGCAAGTCATATTGATTCGATTTTTCTGAAATTACCTTCATAATATCCAACATAAAAGGCTTTTCAAATTCATCATCTTTAATGATTGCCATAGTGCGAAGCATTTCGGTTCCAGGGTATGCATTCTCTTCTTTTGCACTCACAACTTGCACACTTTCATTTTCTGATGAAAAATAATGTAAAACGGAATGATATTGACTCCCGATTTCATACTTTCCATTAAAATGAGAGATTTCATTTTGTGTTACTGTATTATGAGCGATAGTTTGTTTTGCCCATGTTTTATTTTCCTTTAAGTAATTTCCACCACCTTTTTGTTCAATATTTACAAAACGTGCCAACCCATAATCTTGAATTACTTCTTCTCCATTTTCATATAATGAGTACGATAACTTATCATAATGACCATGACTAGACCCTTGAGCAGCGTATTTAAAAACAAGTTCTAGCTCTTCGTTTCTTAATATACCAACTCCACCTTGTGTTCCATCTGGTCCATCAGACAAATTAATTGATTTTTTATCAAATGGTTTGGCTTTCCCATTTTTTATACCCAATGCAACTGCCAAACCAGAATCATCTAATAAAACCTGATTTTGTTCTTTTGCAATAGATAATAATCCTGGATCTTGTTCACCATAATGATAAGAAATATCTACGGCAGTAACTAAAGCATTATTATAATATGACATTCCTTTTTGACCATCGTTGAGTGGAAAAAAATCGCCGTCTGCATCAGATAAATTAAGTAGTGCATTTATTGATTTTAAAAGTACACCATCTTTATATTCAAAAATCTTTAATTCTGGTTTTACGTTATGTAATCCTTCAGCAAAAATTAAAAAAGGATACATTGCATAACGCTGATAATAGGGTCCTTCATTGTAATAACCATCTGGCGAAAAAGGCTCTTCTATATTCGCTAAAAAACCCGCTTTTCCATCTTTATTTAAAAATCCACCATCATCATCTTTAGCCTTTGAATCCAATTTTAAGTCCTTTATACCATACAAAGCACGATCTATTAATTCTTGGTCATCCATTACCAAACCAATCATACCAACTGCTGCATTACCCCAAGTACTATGATTATGGACTCTCTGATAAAATTGTGGACTATCTACTGAAATATGGTCTGCGAAAGGTCTGAATAGATTAGTTTCAAGTTTGTTACGCTCTTCTTCAGATAAATAATTATAGATACAATCGTAAGCTTGGCTCACATAAACTAACCAATTAGAATCGTTTAAACATTGCCAGAATAATTTCCCTCTTGCATATGATCTTGTTTTTGGGTGTAATGGCAAGGTTTTATAAAGTTCCTCATATTGCATCAGCATATCTTTTACATACTTTGCATATTTTTCATCGTCCAAAATTTGATATAAAAGACCTGCTTTTTGTAGTACAAACCAATTACGTTTGTGTCTTACATGCGTGTAACCTCCAGAATAATCTTTAGGAATAGGCACCTCTATTCCTAAAGCAATTTCGGCATCAATTTCTTCTTGAACTGCTTTCAGTGTGTTATCAAAAATTGGAATACTACCCAATTGTGCTCTAATATCTTTTACACCTTCAGAAGTAAGGATTAAACTTGGATGCTGAGACTCAGAATTTGCATTTGTTTTTTCATTTGCATTCGTTTTATTAGAAACATCTTTTTTACAAGAAAAAAGAATTAAGACTAAAAAAAGAATTAAAAACCTTGGTTTTATACATTTTGATGTTTTCATTCTTATTGTGTAACAAGTTTTCATACTTACTGTATTAGTATTCTTTTAAATCCATTATTAACTTTTAATATATACATGCCCTTAGAAAGGTTCGTTACATCTATTTTTCCGGTAGGTGAAGCGATATAATTTTGCTGTACAGTTCGTCCGAGTAAATCAAGAACTTTAATGGATCCTATATTTTCATTTTTTTTTGATAAGGTCAAATAGTTACCTTCTACTGGATTGGGAAATATTTTCAATTCTTCGTCTAGATTAAATTCAACTAGACTCAAGGTTTGATATGCACCAAAACCAATTTTTACACCTACATCAGCTTGCGAATAAGGCAGGTTTGTACCTACTGAATTAAACTCTTCTGCACCAGCATCAAAGTCTGATGGTCTTAAGCCACCAAGGATGTCTACTGTTAAAAATGAGTATGACCCCAGTCCAGAATTTATGGCAGCACTTCCTGTTGCTAACCTATAAAAATTACTTCCACTAGATAGTAGCCCAGAAGTAACAGTTTGGTTAGAATTCACTCCATCTATTAAATCCCAATCTCCGTTCTGAGTTATGTTTCCTTCATAAATTGAAATTAAGGTAGGTGCTGTAGTTTCTTCTAAAGCAGAATCGCTAGAATTTAGCATTATATTATTTGCAATCACTAAGTTTTCTGGAGCTAATGTTAAATCGCTTTTAACCTTAGTTCCTACTCTTATTGCCAAGTCACAGTTAACTAGTGTATTATTTACTATTTGTACGTTTTTAACTTGGTAATACTCATTTAATTCTGAATTCAGTTTTCCATTACTAACATTTATACCTCCTGTAGCACCAGAGCTATTACCATTTGGTTTTCTATGATTAACACCTTCAATATAGTTGTTATATATTTTATGATCTTCACCTATAACTCGAATTCCACCTGAGAATGAATTATTATTGGCAAAAAAATAGTTACCATAAACTTCAGTATTATTACCATGCCTTAAAGTTAGGGTTCCTTGATAATCTCTAAAAGTGTTGTTATAATATTTATTACTACCGCATTTGTTTGAAATGATTTCTACTTCACCTGACCAATTATAGAAAAAATTATCATAGACTTCTGTAAATGAATCTGAAAGGGAAGTTGTACTCACCCCAATTCGTATAGCATCTTGATCATTTAATCCATTAATATCATTACCTACAGGAACTCTATCGGCAAAATAGTTATGATGAATTTTAGAATAATCGGGAGTTGAGTTATTATGATTATCATTAATAATACTGCCAACGCCATTTTTTCCAATGAAGGAAGAATAACTTACTTCGTTATATTCCCCATAAATAATAATCCATTTAAATTTAAGTGTTTCTTGACTTGCAGTACCATTATATGAATCAATCTTGATATTTCTAACGAGGCAATTTACGCAGTCATTATTACTCGTATCCCTAAACTCAATAATGGGTTCAATTTTGTCACCATCGGTTATAAGACCAGATGCATTTTGAAAAACAACGCCTTCAAAAATAATGTAAGAACCTCCCAAACTAATATTTGATCGACCTTCAAAAAATACACTTCCAGGAGTTTCTGCCTTAATCGTTATCGGGTTTGATGCCGTTCCAGTTTTATTGATATTAATTTGAACATCGGTCCATGTTTGGTTTGCCAATATGATGGTTGTACCAGCTGAGGCATTGGATATAGCTGTGTTTAATTGAGAACTTGTTTCAACAAGTTGACCGTAAACCGACATACAGCATAAACAAATAATGATACAAAAAGAAAGTAAAGATTTACTCATGTTTTAAAGCAAAAAAGTTAAATGTATAATGATATCAGGTATATCATATAATTGGTTTACCAGTTTGGTTTACCAAAAATACAAATATTTTTTGATTTATCGCTTATTTAATTTTTTAACAAAAAAATAATCAGAATAATCTTTAAAACTAATACTTTTTCACTTTCAATTGCATAAGATCCAATATACAATTTAACAATTAACTACATGTTGTAAACACCGCCATTGATATCCAGTGTAGCACCATTAATGAAGCCGTCATACTCGGATGCTAGATATAAAACCGCTCGTGCTACGTCAGCTGGGTTACCTGCTCGCCGGATTGGAATACCAGCAGTTGTTTCATTTGCGGATTCTTTTGTTGTATGAGTATTGTGAAATGAAGTTCCAAGGATAAGACCCGGAGCAACGGCGTTGACCCGAATTCCTTGTGGTCCCAATTCTGAAGCTAATGCTCTTGTAAAAGTTAAAATTGCACCTTTACTTGTTGCATAAGCTAATGATCCTGGATGACCACCTTTACGACCAGCCAATGATGCCAAATTAACAATACTGCTGTTCTTTTTTTTTGCCAAATATGGTGAGGCTGCTCTGGTAACAAACATCATGGAAGTTAAATTAATATCCATGACTTTATGCCAAAATTCGGTATCCATTTCACCAATCATTTTACGTGCGACTAAAGATCCTGCATTGTTGATTAACACATCTAAACTACCAAATACGTCAACTGTTTTTTCTACAACTGCATTAGCATCTGTTTCATTGGTTAAATCACCACTTATAGCTATAGCTTGTTGACCATTACTTTTTGCATAATCCACTAATGCATTTGCTGAATCTGCACTAGAAAAATAGTGAATGGCAACATTTGCTCCGCTATCAATAAAGTGTTTAGAAATGGCTTCGCCAATACCTTGTGCACCAGCTGTGACTAATACGTTTTTAACTTTTAGTTTATGAGTTATCATAGGATTAATTATTATTTTGCTTTATCGTTTTTACTGAAATAACCTTCGTTAGACACCGTATTTTCGCTAACTTTAATGCTTCCTGACTTAAACCAAACCTCAGCATAGTTGCCATCTGCATATTGTTTTTTAACATCACCTCCATGAGTCTCTGCACCAGAACACCAGTTTCTATTTTCTTCAGGTGATTTACCATTCGTTTGATTATAAGCACCAAGTTTAAAAAAACAACCTTCGCTCGCATAAGCCTCTTTTCGTTCCACACCATCTTGACCAATTGGAAAAAATAATTTCTGAATTTGTTCTGGGATATCTGCTTTTGTTGCGTATTCCGATTCGATTAAGTTTTTGGTAAAGGTTTTGGTTTCGTGTCCTTCACTAGTAAATGTTAAGTGCATGATGCCATCTTTTACTTCAACTTCATAACTAAATTCCTCACCCAAAGCAATTCCATCTTTTGGTTCTTCGGGATAGGTATTTGCTGAATCTCCAACTACTGAAAAATCGTGTCCCCAAACGGCTGTTGAAAAATCCCATCGTCCTGAATTATCATCACCTCTTGTATTGATTTCATAATGCCAAAACACTGAGCCTTTAGTATGACCAGGAAACTTTTTGTAGAATATCTTTAATGGTTCGTTTTCATGTCCATCTGCACTATGGATTTGACCTACTACTACTGAATGCGAAGCTGCAACGCGAGCATCACCAGTTGCAGAGACATTCATTACTTTTAATGTTGCTGATAATTTATCGTTAGCAGCCTTAGGATACCATTTTTTGATTTGTGCTAATTCTGTTCTGGTATTATTAGATGTCCCATGTGTGTTTCCACCATTTGGTGTTTTAAACACGACCCAATCTCCTAGGCTGTCTGTTGCTGTGTAAAAGTAATCTTCATGTTCAAATGAATTAGCGATGCCGACATTAGCTCCATCTCCTAAAATTAATTTCCAATGATCAAAAAACGGAATCACATTACTTGCATATAATGTTTCCTCTTTTTCTTCGATTATATCTTCTACTTTCTTATCTGTGTTTTTACAACTATTCAAAATAAAAAAAGCACTTAGAATAATAAGTGATGATATTGTGATTTTTTTTTTCATTTTTATATAATTTAAAAATACTCTGTTAATGCCATTATTCCGTTATACGAAATTACTAGTGAAAAGAACAATGCAGCAAACAAGCCTATATTTATCCAAAATCCAGTTTTATGACCTTTCATAACCTTTTTGTTATTCACAATTAAAATAATACCTAAGACTACAGCTGGTAAAACAAATACATTAAATACTTGTGATAATATTTGAACTTCAATTGGATTAGCTCCAAAAGCTGGACCAATTAAAGCGACTAAACAGGCTATAAACGTAATAATTCTGAATTGCTTTGAGTTTGTATCTAATTCACCAGATTGATAATCAGCAATTAATAAAGGAGCAATTAATAAACACGGAAAAATAGAAGATAAACCAGCACTCAAAGCACCAAAAAAGAATATTGTCACTGCCCATTTACCTGCAACTGGCTCCAATGTATTTGCCATGTCTAAGACTTGTGTTACCTCTTTTCCTTGATAATACAACGCTCCAGCAGCAACTGCCATAATTACACCACTAATCATAAAAATTAAAATGGCAGCTGTAATAGAATCCTTTTTTTGCTGATCCAAATTTTTAATGGTCCATCCTTTTCCTTTCACAAATAATGGTCTAGACAAAAATGTAGCGGAAGCCATAGTAGTACCTACAAAGGCGGCTACCAACATTTTACCACCTGGAATATCTGGAACAGTAGGTATTAATCCTTTAACAACATCTAACGGCAAGGGTTGCACAAAAAACAATGATAGCACAAACGAGAGCCCCATCATGGTTACAAAAATAACGAGAATCTTTTCGAAAAAGGTGTACTTTCCTACCAACAATAGTAGATAAAATATTACAATTACCGTAATGGCAATTATTAGTATCGTTTCATATTCATAAGCTCCCAAACCTTCAAAATTCAATGCTAAAATCTCGTAGATAATGTTAGCTGAAATACCTAAGATTCCCATTAAAGAATTCCATTGTCCAAATGTGACTCCTATTATAATTAATATTGCTAATGTTTTACCATATTTTAAATGTTTTTTAAATCCATAAAGTGCAGTTTGGCCAGTTATTAATCCGTAATTTCCGTATACAAACATCAATATTCCTGAAAACAAACAACTTAAAAAAAGCACCCATAATAACTGCATATTAAACTTACTACCTGCAACAATCATAGAGGTAACACTACCTGTTCCAATAGTATATCCAATAGCAAAAATACCAGGACCAAACCCTAATATTATGTCCATAATTTTTTTAAGAAATGATGCTTTTGTTCGATTGGCTTCCATAATATTGGTTCGTATTTAGTTCCAGTTGGTGTGATAATTTTTTCCAGAAGAATCATCTAAACGTTGATAGGTATGTGCTCCAAAATAATCACGTTGTGCTTGTATGATGTTAGCGGATGCATACTTTGTTGTTATTCCGTTTAAAAATTGAATAGCTTCACTTAACGCTGGAATTGTTATTTCATTAATCACACATTGCGACACTACTTTTTTAGCTGAATGATTGTATTGATTTATGCGTGAAATGAATTCTTGATGTGCTAATATATTTGTGGTGTTTTTAAAAACTTTAACCAGCTCATACATTAATGAAGATTTTATAATGCAACCGTTGGTCCAGATTCTTGCAATTTCACTAAAGTTTAAATCCCATGAAAATGTAGCTGACGCCTCAGCAATCAATTTAAACCCTTGATAATGATTAATAATTCTAGCAAATTGGTAAGCTTCTAAAATGTCTTTGGTTGTAAGATTTAATTCTGAAGTATCTGATTTTTTAAATATTGAATGTAACTGAACTCGTTCCTCTTTATAAAAAGACAAGTATCTTGAAAATAAAGCTGAAGCAATTAACGTACTTGGCACGCCTAATTCTGCTGAAGCAATGGTCATCCAGTTTCCTGTCCCCTTATTACCAGCTTTATCTAGAATTTTATTTACCAACCAATCATCACCTTCCTTTTTCCTGAAAACGGTAGATGTAATATCCAATAAGTAACTACTTGCAGTATTTTTCCAACTTTCAAAAATATTAGCAATATCGTCTGGATTGTTGCCTAAAGCTTTTAAAATTGTAGCAACTTCAGTCAATAATTGCATTTCTACATACTCTATACCATTGTGCACCATTTTTATAAAATGACCACTGCCCTCTGGTCCAACATAGGTACAACACGGTAAGTTGTTTTGGTCTTTTGCTGCAATTTTTTCTAAAAAAGGCTTCACCTTATTATAAGCTTCTAAATCTCCACTTGGCATGATAGATGGTCCATTTAACGCACCTTCTTCACCACCTGAAACACCTGCTCCAATAAAATGAATGCCTTTATTTTTTAAATAATTATTTCTTTCTTTCGTATTTTGATAATTTGAATTTCCGCCATCAATTAATATATCGTTTTCAGATAAATGTGGTAGTAAGTCTTCAATCACATAATCAATAGTTTTACCAGCATTTACCATAAACATGATGCGTCTTGGTTGTTGTAAAGAATTTACAAAAGCTGAAATATCATCAAAAGCAGAAGCTTCAGATAATTCAGGATGATTGGCTTTAAATTTTTTAGCAACGTTGACCTCAACATCTTCTAAATGTCTGTTAAACATGGAGATTTTAAATCCGTTATTGGCTAGATTTCTGCACAAGCTTTTTCCCATAACGCCAAGTCCAAATAATCCAAATTCTGAGGTGTATTCTAATTGATTTTTCACTTGGTCTATAATTTCTTTAGATTTTAGACTGACATCTATTGTTATAGCATTTTCTGGGTTTTCGAGAGTATCAAATTGAGATTTCAGTAATTCTGAAGGCATAAAATGACCTGTTCTATTGTTCAACCTTTTAAAAATCTGATCGAATGTCCCTGACAAATGCACCCATTTGGTTTGACTTTCAATACCTGAACTCAGCGTATCACGATACTTTTGCTTTAACGCA from Aureibaculum sp. 2308TA14-22 includes:
- a CDS encoding alginate lyase family protein, translated to MKTSKCIKPRFLILFLVLILFSCKKDVSNKTNANEKTNANSESQHPSLILTSEGVKDIRAQLGSIPIFDNTLKAVQEEIDAEIALGIEVPIPKDYSGGYTHVRHKRNWFVLQKAGLLYQILDDEKYAKYVKDMLMQYEELYKTLPLHPKTRSYARGKLFWQCLNDSNWLVYVSQAYDCIYNYLSEEERNKLETNLFRPFADHISVDSPQFYQRVHNHSTWGNAAVGMIGLVMDDQELIDRALYGIKDLKLDSKAKDDDGGFLNKDGKAGFLANIEEPFSPDGYYNEGPYYQRYAMYPFLIFAEGLHNVKPELKIFEYKDGVLLKSINALLNLSDADGDFFPLNDGQKGMSYYNNALVTAVDISYHYGEQDPGLLSIAKEQNQVLLDDSGLAVALGIKNGKAKPFDKKSINLSDGPDGTQGGVGILRNEELELVFKYAAQGSSHGHYDKLSYSLYENGEEVIQDYGLARFVNIEQKGGGNYLKENKTWAKQTIAHNTVTQNEISHFNGKYEIGSQYHSVLHYFSSENESVQVVSAKEENAYPGTEMLRTMAIIKDDEFEKPFMLDIMKVISEKSNQYDLPFYYFGQVLQTNFEYTTPQILKPLGTKNGYQHLFVEGIAKADNNSSKFSWLNNNKFYTLTTLTTTEDAMFFTRIGANDPEFNLRRDPAMLLRRKNSQNTTFVSIIESHGSYSPVSESAVNSKSSIKEIRVILDTVDYTAIAITTISDNTKIFITANTNASKEAKHNLNINNKNYEWSGSYYFK
- a CDS encoding cupin domain-containing protein, with product MKQRFSEKYIITKDMQWEELGGGVSRKFLGYDNQIMMVKVKFEKGALGAPHQHFHTQATYCVSGKFEFEIDGVKQIVEAGDGVYIEPNLLHSAVCLEEGMLIDTFSPVREDFLSGDGVSYFGDKS
- a CDS encoding Nramp family divalent metal transporter, yielding MDIILGFGPGIFAIGYTIGTGSVTSMIVAGSKFNMQLLWVLFLSCLFSGILMFVYGNYGLITGQTALYGFKKHLKYGKTLAILIIIGVTFGQWNSLMGILGISANIIYEILALNFEGLGAYEYETILIIAITVIVIFYLLLLVGKYTFFEKILVIFVTMMGLSFVLSLFFVQPLPLDVVKGLIPTVPDIPGGKMLVAAFVGTTMASATFLSRPLFVKGKGWTIKNLDQQKKDSITAAILIFMISGVIMAVAAGALYYQGKEVTQVLDMANTLEPVAGKWAVTIFFFGALSAGLSSIFPCLLIAPLLIADYQSGELDTNSKQFRIITFIACLVALIGPAFGANPIEVQILSQVFNVFVLPAVVLGIILIVNNKKVMKGHKTGFWINIGLFAALFFSLVISYNGIMALTEYF
- a CDS encoding chondroitinase-B domain-containing protein, producing the protein MSKSLLSFCIIICLCCMSVYGQLVETSSQLNTAISNASAGTTIILANQTWTDVQININKTGTASNPITIKAETPGSVFFEGRSNISLGGSYIIFEGVVFQNASGLITDGDKIEPIIEFRDTSNNDCVNCLVRNIKIDSYNGTASQETLKFKWIIIYGEYNEVSYSSFIGKNGVGSIINDNHNNSTPDYSKIHHNYFADRVPVGNDINGLNDQDAIRIGVSTTSLSDSFTEVYDNFFYNWSGEVEIISNKCGSNKYYNNTFRDYQGTLTLRHGNNTEVYGNYFFANNNSFSGGIRVIGEDHKIYNNYIEGVNHRKPNGNSSGATGGINVSNGKLNSELNEYYQVKNVQIVNNTLVNCDLAIRVGTKVKSDLTLAPENLVIANNIMLNSSDSALEETTAPTLISIYEGNITQNGDWDLIDGVNSNQTVTSGLLSSGSNFYRLATGSAAINSGLGSYSFLTVDILGGLRPSDFDAGAEEFNSVGTNLPYSQADVGVKIGFGAYQTLSLVEFNLDEELKIFPNPVEGNYLTLSKKNENIGSIKVLDLLGRTVQQNYIASPTGKIDVTNLSKGMYILKVNNGFKRILIQ
- a CDS encoding polysaccharide lyase family 7 protein produces the protein MKKKITISSLIILSAFFILNSCKNTDKKVEDIIEEKEETLYASNVIPFFDHWKLILGDGANVGIANSFEHEDYFYTATDSLGDWVVFKTPNGGNTHGTSNNTRTELAQIKKWYPKAANDKLSATLKVMNVSATGDARVAASHSVVVGQIHSADGHENEPLKIFYKKFPGHTKGSVFWHYEINTRGDDNSGRWDFSTAVWGHDFSVVGDSANTYPEEPKDGIALGEEFSYEVEVKDGIMHLTFTSEGHETKTFTKNLIESEYATKADIPEQIQKLFFPIGQDGVERKEAYASEGCFFKLGAYNQTNGKSPEENRNWCSGAETHGGDVKKQYADGNYAEVWFKSGSIKVSENTVSNEGYFSKNDKAK
- a CDS encoding SusC/RagA family TonB-linked outer membrane protein, whose protein sequence is MMKFKSILALMIALLVNITLFAQDSYTLTGTVIAEADQSPIPGATVLIVGASKGTTTDFDGNYSLEVKSGDVLQFSFIGYVSQTIIIEDQKTINISLAEDSNQLDEVVVVGYGTQKKSHLTGSISKVVNESLDQIAVARVDDALIGQVSGVNISASNAEAGGAPTIRIRGTGSISSDAGPAVVVDGVIVDSDFLGTLDMNDVESFEVLKDAASASIYGSEGSNGVILITTKTGKEGKTKFGYEVYTGYKSAFGSDDYRRNATDWAAKELAETGSISNGNLYALKLIEVTGIDRDWQDVFFDGGNIVSHSLSARGGTENTKFSTALRYLHDEGVVITDDYKVYSAKIKVDTKLSKKLKFGLSATPSYSKQRRLPTSIHNPIRQSPWLPIYHTEETLQFIDRDAYPDVGVGDYFREDHLDELDINGDGSNTTPRTSGDQNPYAQYVEREHYEFKTKLLGSTYLSYELFDGLTAKTSFGVTLEQSKRTRWNGTKYHHSNGADYELRNRFRTRLISDNTLSYNKVIGNHEINVLAGATIQKRNDEISTVNASGYSNDLLKNLQGATIITKPADGEINLSIRKIGYFGRFTYAYADKYLLNASIRRDGSSVFGLDSKWGNFPAVSVGWNVHNENFLSDSNFLSTLKFRASYGLTGAENFNVGDGLTNTWPYLALLQGANAVTDDGAVASGFSPRNIANALLQWEASEEINPGVDFGFFNNRITGSLDYYKRTSDNLLLNQDVSYVTGFGGGIVNKGEVENRGWELELRTKNVAMEKFSWSSTFIASTNTNELIDFGNDNGNLGVDGFDRNTQWINLVGNPISSFYGYVVDKEISTQYWDTPYNRINGQAEDIIVKDLNGDGLITDGDKTILGDPYPDIVWSLTNDFKYGNLDFSFMIQGSQGGQVRNVGDQYFYHFSGATIDGGAEQMVAEGIISDVSFLQPKIFTNDIVQNSGYFSLRNVNIGYNLPKDAVSKLGISSLRLYASGQNVLYITSDDYHGFNPEYIDSNNTPITYGSQRAGTPLFSTYSVGLNINF
- a CDS encoding SDR family NAD(P)-dependent oxidoreductase, with translation MITHKLKVKNVLVTAGAQGIGEAISKHFIDSGANVAIHYFSSADSANALVDYAKSNGQQAIAISGDLTNETDANAVVEKTVDVFGSLDVLINNAGSLVARKMIGEMDTEFWHKVMDINLTSMMFVTRAASPYLAKKKNSSIVNLASLAGRKGGHPGSLAYATSKGAILTFTRALASELGPQGIRVNAVAPGLILGTSFHNTHTTKESANETTAGIPIRRAGNPADVARAVLYLASEYDGFINGATLDINGGVYNM